One stretch of Aquimarina sp. Aq107 DNA includes these proteins:
- the trpB gene encoding tryptophan synthase subunit beta: MSYQVNEKGYYGDFGGAYIPEMLYPNVEELRSTYLEIMNEPSFKAEFDQLLRDYVGRPSPLYYAKRLSEKHNTKVYLKREDLNHTGAHKVNNTIGQILVAKKLGKNRIIAETGAGQHGVATATVCALMGIECIVYMGEIDIKRQAPNVARMKMLGAEVRPAKSGSKTLKDATNEAIRDWINNPVDTHYIIGSAIGPHPYPDMVTRFQSIISEEIKWQLKEKEGRENPDYVVACIGGGSNAAGTYYHFLDQPSVGIIAVEAAGKGVNSGESAATSQLGKEGIIHGCKTLLMQTSDGQITEPYSISAGLDYPGVGPLHSHLYKTGRGEFYSVTDDDAMTAGLELSQLEGIIPAIETSHALAIFNDKKFKPDDIVVISLSGRGDKDLNTYIDYFKL, encoded by the coding sequence ATGAGCTACCAAGTAAACGAAAAAGGATATTATGGTGATTTTGGAGGAGCATACATTCCAGAAATGCTATATCCTAATGTAGAAGAGTTAAGATCTACATATTTAGAGATTATGAATGAACCTTCTTTTAAAGCGGAGTTTGATCAACTATTAAGGGACTATGTAGGACGACCATCTCCATTATACTATGCCAAACGTCTTTCTGAAAAACACAATACCAAAGTATACTTAAAGCGTGAAGACTTAAATCATACTGGGGCACACAAAGTAAACAATACCATTGGGCAAATTCTAGTAGCAAAAAAATTAGGCAAAAATAGAATTATTGCAGAAACAGGAGCTGGACAACACGGCGTAGCTACAGCCACAGTTTGTGCGTTAATGGGAATTGAGTGTATTGTATACATGGGAGAGATTGATATTAAACGTCAAGCTCCTAATGTAGCTCGTATGAAAATGCTTGGCGCAGAAGTAAGACCTGCTAAATCTGGAAGTAAAACACTAAAAGATGCAACTAATGAAGCTATTAGGGATTGGATCAATAATCCAGTAGATACGCATTATATTATTGGTTCTGCTATTGGACCACATCCATATCCAGATATGGTTACTAGATTTCAATCGATTATATCTGAAGAGATCAAATGGCAATTAAAAGAAAAAGAAGGAAGAGAAAATCCAGATTATGTTGTGGCCTGTATTGGAGGCGGAAGTAATGCAGCAGGAACGTACTATCACTTCTTAGACCAACCAAGCGTAGGAATTATTGCTGTAGAAGCTGCTGGTAAAGGTGTTAATAGTGGAGAAAGCGCTGCAACATCTCAATTAGGTAAAGAAGGGATTATACACGGATGCAAAACATTACTAATGCAGACGAGCGATGGTCAAATCACCGAACCATATTCTATTTCGGCTGGATTAGATTATCCCGGTGTAGGCCCTTTACACTCGCACTTGTACAAAACCGGAAGAGGAGAATTTTACTCTGTAACAGATGACGATGCGATGACTGCAGGACTAGAATTATCTCAATTAGAAGGCATCATCCCAGCAATAGAAACATCGCATGCCTTGGCTATATTCAATGACAAAAAATTTAAACCTGATGACATTGTAGTAATTAGTCTTTCTGGGAGAGGAGATAAAGACCTTAATACTTATATAGATTATTTCAAATTATAA
- a CDS encoding MarR family winged helix-turn-helix transcriptional regulator: MNIEDIIQTKKELPLSRKVIINLLYTENWISDRISSELKTYDISIQQFNVLRILKGQGGKPANLSTIQERMVSKMSNTTRLVDKLIKKDLVKRIICETNRRKVEITITENGNNFLDKISPVMDNFEKKITSNLSKEELNILNNLLNKLRS, encoded by the coding sequence ACAAACAAAAAAAGAACTTCCTCTCTCTAGAAAGGTGATCATCAATTTATTATATACCGAAAATTGGATAAGCGATCGAATAAGTTCAGAATTAAAAACTTATGATATTTCTATTCAGCAATTTAATGTACTACGAATTTTAAAGGGTCAAGGAGGTAAACCTGCCAACTTATCTACTATACAAGAGAGAATGGTTAGTAAAATGAGTAATACGACACGATTAGTAGATAAACTAATTAAAAAAGATTTAGTAAAAAGAATCATTTGTGAAACTAATAGAAGAAAAGTAGAAATTACGATAACAGAAAACGGGAATAACTTTTTAGATAAAATAAGCCCCGTAATGGATAATTTCGAAAAAAAAATCACCTCCAACTTATCTAAAGAAGAATTGAATATTCTAAACAACCTATTAAATAAACTTAGAAGTTAA
- a CDS encoding aminodeoxychorismate/anthranilate synthase component II, with amino-acid sequence MKKVLVIDNYDSFVYNLVHYLEDLGCEVVVKRNDQLNLEEVASFNKILLSPGPGIPDEAGLLKDIIKTYANTKSIFGVCLGQQAIGEVFGGNIINLDEVYHGVATEVKLTVSDEPLFNGLNDTFDVGRYHSWVVSEKDLPSCLEATSFDENGQIMSLRHKELDVRGVQFHPESVLTPDGKKMLENWINN; translated from the coding sequence ATGAAAAAAGTATTAGTAATAGACAACTACGATTCATTTGTTTACAATCTGGTTCATTATCTAGAAGACCTAGGATGTGAAGTAGTTGTAAAACGAAATGATCAATTGAACTTAGAAGAAGTAGCATCTTTTAATAAAATACTACTTTCACCAGGACCTGGTATTCCTGATGAGGCTGGATTATTAAAAGATATTATAAAAACATATGCAAATACCAAAAGTATATTTGGTGTATGTCTTGGTCAGCAAGCTATTGGAGAAGTTTTTGGAGGAAACATCATCAATCTCGATGAAGTTTATCACGGTGTTGCTACCGAAGTAAAACTTACAGTATCAGACGAACCACTTTTTAATGGTTTAAACGATACATTCGATGTAGGGAGATATCACTCTTGGGTAGTATCAGAAAAAGATTTACCATCATGTTTAGAAGCAACATCATTTGATGAGAATGGACAAATAATGTCTCTTCGTCACAAGGAATTAGATGTTAGAGGCGTGCAATTTCATCCAGAATCAGTACTTACTCCCGACGGAAAGAAAATGTTAGAAAACTGGATCAACAATTGA
- a CDS encoding YceI family protein, whose product MKTKLKPLFLALTIIATTSIYAQQKKINTAESSINWTGKKVTGQHTGTLNFSSGFLTFDGKNLSGGEFIVDMTSLAVTDLEAGKGKEKLEGHLNSDDFFGVQNFKNAKLIIKKASKMDGGYKIAGDLTIKGKTNPIAFDLAVNGSTASTTLKVDRTKYDIKYGSGSFFDNLGDKAISDEFELAVNLKM is encoded by the coding sequence ATGAAAACCAAACTTAAACCATTATTCTTAGCATTAACAATAATTGCTACCACATCTATTTATGCTCAACAAAAAAAGATAAATACAGCAGAAAGTTCTATTAATTGGACAGGTAAAAAAGTGACTGGTCAACACACAGGAACTCTTAACTTTTCTAGTGGATTCTTGACCTTTGATGGCAAAAATTTAAGTGGTGGTGAGTTTATCGTAGATATGACCTCACTTGCAGTAACAGATCTAGAAGCTGGAAAAGGAAAAGAAAAATTAGAAGGCCACCTTAATTCTGATGATTTCTTTGGCGTACAAAATTTCAAAAATGCTAAACTTATAATTAAAAAAGCCTCAAAAATGGATGGTGGTTATAAAATAGCCGGAGATCTTACCATCAAGGGAAAAACAAATCCTATCGCTTTTGACCTTGCTGTAAATGGATCAACTGCTTCTACTACCTTAAAAGTAGATAGAACCAAATATGATATCAAATACGGATCAGGAAGTTTCTTTGATAATTTAGGAGATAAAGCGATCAGCGATGAATTCGAATTAGCTGTAAATTTAAAAATGTAA
- the trpD gene encoding anthranilate phosphoribosyltransferase, with protein MKNLLNRLINHETISKEEAKQVLVNISKGDYNQSQIASFLTVYMMRSITVEELEGFRDALLELCIAVDLSDYNPIDLCGTGGDGKDTFNISTLSSFVSAGAGIKVTKHGNYGVSSKCGSSNVMEHLGIKFSNDKDFLKRSIDEAGICVLHAPLFHPAMKNVAPIRRELGVKTFFNMLGPMVNPAFPKNQIVGVFNLELARMYGYLYQNTDKNFTIIHALDGYDEISLTGSTKTISNTTEGMLTPEDFGVSALKMEEIVGGDSIEESATIFMNILSGKGTEAQNNVVSANAGMAIATVENLSPIQGFEKAKESLLSGKGLAALKKVQELSKN; from the coding sequence ATGAAAAATTTATTAAATCGATTAATCAATCACGAAACCATTTCTAAAGAAGAAGCTAAACAAGTTTTGGTTAATATATCTAAAGGAGATTATAACCAAAGTCAAATTGCCTCATTTCTTACGGTTTATATGATGCGTAGTATTACGGTTGAGGAACTAGAAGGTTTTAGAGATGCATTATTAGAATTGTGCATAGCTGTAGACTTAAGTGATTATAATCCCATCGATCTTTGTGGAACTGGAGGAGATGGTAAGGATACTTTTAATATTTCTACATTATCATCTTTTGTTTCTGCAGGTGCTGGTATTAAAGTAACTAAACACGGTAATTATGGCGTTTCTTCTAAATGCGGTAGTTCTAATGTTATGGAACATTTAGGAATCAAATTTAGTAATGATAAAGATTTTCTAAAACGTAGTATTGATGAAGCAGGGATATGCGTATTACACGCACCTTTATTTCATCCAGCCATGAAGAATGTAGCTCCTATAAGAAGAGAATTAGGCGTAAAAACATTCTTTAATATGCTTGGCCCTATGGTAAATCCAGCATTTCCAAAAAATCAAATCGTTGGTGTTTTCAATCTTGAACTAGCAAGAATGTATGGATATTTATATCAAAATACAGATAAAAACTTTACAATAATTCATGCGCTAGATGGATATGACGAAATATCACTTACAGGAAGTACAAAAACAATTTCTAACACAACTGAAGGAATGCTAACACCTGAAGATTTTGGGGTATCAGCTTTAAAAATGGAAGAGATTGTGGGTGGAGATTCTATAGAAGAGTCAGCTACTATTTTCATGAATATCCTAAGCGGTAAAGGTACAGAGGCACAAAACAATGTTGTGTCTGCCAATGCAGGAATGGCAATCGCAACGGTAGAAAATTTATCTCCAATTCAAGGATTTGAAAAAGCGAAAGAATCGTTGCTTTCAGGAAAAGGATTAGCTGCATTAAAAAAAGTACAAGAATTGAGTAAGAATTAG
- a CDS encoding phosphoribosylanthranilate isomerase produces MKLKVCGMKYQENIEAVAALQPDYLGFIFYEKSPRNFDAIIPQIPDTIKKTGVFVDEEINSILEKSNKYNFNAVQLHGNESSEFCKELRIKLNSSTKPNRVEIFKVFSIKDQFDFEELKPYEGIVDYFLFDTKGKEKGGNGYKFDWSVLNNYNSSTPFILSGGIGLQEIENVKKILETDLPIYGIDINSKFEIEPGLKNINDLEKFKKLLSVDC; encoded by the coding sequence ATGAAACTAAAGGTATGCGGAATGAAATATCAAGAAAACATAGAAGCTGTTGCAGCATTGCAGCCGGACTATCTTGGGTTCATTTTTTATGAAAAATCTCCTCGAAATTTTGATGCTATAATTCCTCAAATACCGGATACTATTAAAAAAACAGGGGTTTTTGTGGATGAAGAAATTAATTCCATATTAGAAAAAAGTAACAAATATAATTTCAACGCTGTGCAGTTACATGGAAATGAATCATCTGAATTTTGCAAAGAACTAAGAATAAAGTTAAACAGCTCTACCAAACCTAACAGAGTAGAAATATTTAAAGTATTCTCTATCAAAGATCAATTCGATTTTGAAGAATTAAAACCTTATGAAGGAATTGTAGATTATTTTCTTTTTGACACGAAAGGAAAAGAAAAAGGAGGTAATGGATATAAGTTCGATTGGAGTGTTTTAAATAATTATAACTCCTCTACTCCATTTATTTTAAGTGGTGGAATTGGATTACAAGAAATTGAAAATGTAAAAAAAATCCTAGAAACAGATTTACCGATATACGGTATAGATATCAATAGTAAATTTGAAATTGAACCAGGATTAAAAAATATAAATGATTTAGAAAAATTTAAAAAACTATTGTCTGTAGATTGTTAA
- a CDS encoding anthranilate synthase component I family protein — translation MSYTLTTHFKQILADTITPVSVYLKIRDRFPNSLLLESSDYRGNENSFSYICCNPIANIRIENETIYESFPDKTFSETPITNDTNIPLVIEQFGQKFKTSKSDFKFINNGLFGYISYDSVRYFENIEITKKPGGLDIPDMQYTVYQNIIAINHFNNEAYIFAHCYDSVSNISEIESLLNVKNFASYNFTTVGQTTSNLDDEQYKEHVALAKQHCQRGDVFQLVLSKRFSQKFKGDEFNVYRALRSVNPSPYLFYFDYGDFKIFGSSPEAQLVVKDDIAEIHPIAGTFKRTGNDEQDAELAKKLSVDEKENAEHVMLVDLARNDLSRNGSDVTVDTYREVQFYSHVIHLVSKVTGKKHKDTTTMQVVADTFPAGTLSGAPKHMAMKLIEKYETVNRDFYGGAIGFMDFSGNFNHAIMIRTFLSKNHQLHWQAGAGLVNESNQENELQEVYNKLGALTKALKLAEEI, via the coding sequence ATGAGTTATACATTAACCACACATTTTAAACAAATTCTTGCCGATACTATTACACCGGTTAGTGTCTATCTAAAAATTAGAGATAGATTTCCTAATAGCCTTTTATTAGAAAGTAGCGACTATAGAGGTAATGAAAATAGTTTTTCATATATCTGTTGTAATCCAATAGCTAATATTAGGATTGAAAATGAGACCATTTATGAATCATTTCCTGACAAAACATTTAGTGAAACCCCAATAACTAATGATACAAACATTCCTCTTGTTATTGAACAATTTGGACAAAAATTTAAAACCTCCAAAAGTGATTTCAAATTTATAAACAATGGGTTATTTGGGTATATTTCTTATGATTCGGTCCGTTATTTCGAAAACATAGAAATTACAAAGAAACCAGGTGGTTTAGACATCCCTGATATGCAATATACCGTATATCAAAATATTATCGCAATCAACCACTTTAACAATGAAGCTTATATTTTTGCCCATTGCTACGACTCTGTAAGTAACATTTCGGAAATAGAGTCTCTACTCAATGTAAAAAACTTTGCATCTTATAATTTCACTACTGTTGGTCAAACGACTTCTAATTTAGATGATGAACAATACAAGGAACATGTTGCCTTGGCTAAACAGCATTGCCAACGAGGAGATGTTTTTCAATTAGTTTTATCTAAACGCTTTTCCCAAAAATTTAAAGGAGACGAATTTAATGTGTATCGCGCTTTACGAAGTGTTAATCCATCTCCTTACTTATTCTATTTTGATTATGGTGATTTCAAAATATTTGGGAGTTCGCCAGAAGCACAATTAGTAGTTAAAGATGATATTGCAGAAATTCATCCAATCGCTGGAACTTTTAAAAGAACAGGAAATGATGAACAAGATGCAGAACTTGCTAAAAAATTATCTGTAGACGAAAAAGAAAACGCAGAACACGTAATGCTAGTTGATCTAGCTCGTAATGATTTAAGTCGCAATGGTAGTGACGTTACCGTAGATACTTATAGAGAAGTACAATTCTATTCTCATGTAATTCATTTAGTAAGTAAAGTGACTGGTAAAAAACACAAGGACACCACTACTATGCAAGTAGTCGCAGATACATTTCCTGCGGGCACATTAAGTGGAGCACCAAAACATATGGCTATGAAGCTTATAGAAAAGTATGAAACCGTGAACAGAGATTTTTATGGTGGCGCAATTGGTTTTATGGATTTCTCTGGAAATTTTAATCATGCAATCATGATTAGAACATTTTTAAGTAAAAATCATCAATTACATTGGCAAGCTGGAGCAGGATTAGTTAATGAATCAAACCAAGAAAACGAATTACAAGAAGTATACAATAAGCTGGGAGCACTAACCAAAGCATTAAAACTAGCTGAAGAAATATAA
- the trpC gene encoding indole-3-glycerol phosphate synthase TrpC, producing MNILDRIIADKYKEVELRKSLIPIHQLENSVLFDRKGNSLADTLRKSDTGIIAEHKRRSPSKSIINQTVSVQDVATGYENAGVCGMSVLTDGKYFGGSLDDLLLARASVKMPLLRKEFIIDEYQLLEAKAYGADVILLIAAVLSKDEIKTLSEFAKKLSLDVLLEVHNLEELEKSIMPSLDMLGVNNRNLKTFEVSIDISKELSKHIPDDFVKVSESGISNIEAIKELQPYGYKGFLIGENFMKTENPGSSAVEFIKALQR from the coding sequence ATGAACATACTAGATAGAATTATAGCAGATAAATACAAAGAAGTTGAACTCAGAAAAAGTTTAATACCTATTCATCAATTAGAAAACTCTGTATTATTTGATCGTAAAGGAAATTCTTTAGCAGATACTTTACGAAAGAGTGATACAGGAATTATTGCAGAGCATAAACGTAGATCTCCTTCTAAATCCATAATTAATCAAACAGTTAGCGTCCAAGATGTAGCTACAGGGTACGAAAACGCTGGAGTTTGTGGAATGTCAGTTCTTACAGACGGAAAATATTTTGGTGGATCATTAGACGATTTATTGCTTGCTAGAGCTTCTGTAAAGATGCCTTTATTAAGAAAAGAATTCATAATAGACGAATATCAACTCCTAGAAGCTAAAGCATACGGTGCTGATGTAATATTATTAATCGCTGCTGTATTGTCTAAAGACGAAATCAAAACATTATCAGAGTTTGCAAAAAAATTATCATTGGATGTATTATTAGAAGTTCACAATCTAGAAGAATTAGAGAAATCAATAATGCCTTCCTTAGATATGCTAGGAGTTAATAATCGTAATCTCAAAACTTTTGAGGTTAGTATCGATATAAGTAAAGAGTTGAGCAAACATATTCCTGATGATTTTGTAAAAGTTTCTGAAAGTGGTATTAGTAATATCGAAGCTATAAAAGAATTACAACCATATGGATACAAAGGGTTTTTAATAGGTGAAAACTTTATGAAAACTGAAAACCCGGGATCTAGCGCTGTAGAATTTATAAAAGCCTTACAAAGATGA